The window tcccacacgtgatctactatgcaagccggactctaaatgatgctcaacttaactattccacaactgaaaaggagttgcttgctattattttttccttagagaagtttcggtcatatcttgttggatctaaagttattgtgttttctgatcatgcagcccttaggtacttgatgacaaaaaaggatgctaagccacgcttaattagatggatactcttactacaagagtttgacttggaaattcgagataagaagggaagtgataatgttgtggctgaccatttgtcacggctcaatgaaaaccatggagttggacaacctttgcctctaaatgaatcatttccagatgaacaactccttgttattcaagaaaaagaaccgtggtatgctgattttgttaattatcttgtttgtggtataattagaaatgatctttcttttcaggaaagaaagaagttccttgccatggtaaagcactacgtttgggacgaaccatatttgtttaaatattgccctgaccaaatcattaggaggtgtgtcccagagagtgagcaacaaagcattctaacgttcagccatacattggcatgtggaggacattttggtgccaaaaagacatctctaaaggttttacaatctggtttcttttggcctactttattcaaagatgcttttgatttttgttctaagtgtgataggtgccagaaaatggggaacattagccgaagaaatgagatgccattgaacaacattttggtggtggagctctttgatgtttggggaatcgatttcatgggaccatttccatcctcttttggttacttatacatattagtggcagtagattatgtatccaaatgggttgaagccattgctacaataactaatgatcataaggttgttttgaattttcttaaagatgtgattttttgtaggtttggaaccccaagagctattattagtgatggtggcagccatttctgcaacaaaccctttgaatccttgatgaagaagtacaacatcaaccacaaagtggcaaccccgtaccatcctcaaacctcaggacaagtggagattagcaatagggagatcaagaacattttgatgaagaccgtaagccctacaaggaaggattggtcactgaggttgaatgatgcactatgggcatatagaacagcatataagacccccattggcatgagtccttatcgccttgtgtttgggaaagcttgtcatttgctaatggagcttgaacaccgtgcatattggggcatcaagaagttcaactttgattacaaggatgctggaatagcaaggaagctccaacttaatgagttggaagaactcagaaatgaagcatatgagaatgccaaaatctacaaggaacggactaagctctatcatgacaaggccatcctacggaaggagtttcaccaaggtatgaaagtactgttgtatgactcacgtttgagactttttctaggtaaattgaagtctaggtgggtgggaccatttaaggtgctgcaaacatttccccacggagctgtggagatagagaacatgaagaatggcacattttttaaagtcaatgggcagcgattgaaaccatatttggagaaagtggaggaagagcaagtttatcaagttgtagattttcttgagtttacaacaccgtgaacaagccaccatgtcttgcctagacattaaataaagcgcttactaggaggcaacctagtgtggtttgtgttctttcctcattttgtgtttatgttgtcaccattccatattctttgcctacttgccttgtgttagttgtggttaagtgtgtttttgcttactaatacgaatgtatatgagggctatgtttgtagataaactattgggttgctatgaaaaagggttttatgacacgggacatgtcataactttcgaaggggtgtttatttgtaagttcatgtcggagcacaaaggtaagccgcctccccgaatttcaattttcttttatactaatatgttgttaatgattcagacatccactctagaatttaaaccattaccggatcatttcaagtatcaccctccattcaaagatcaattccatgccgtttgatttgattaaaaaaaaaaaaaaaaaaaaaaaaaagagatactaaacatggagaaagatggagcttcacaaaggttgtttacgtgaagccccactacgaggcatagaagcgggaggcatcggagcggaaggcatcggagctagagcattccaggcctcaatacttggccaagcgctggatgacccaggaaaaaggtgcctctggagataagccgcaagcctttgacggtcactgtgaattcgaccctctgattcttgcagctcatcaagcttcctcttcatgcccgacgaatagttatttgcaagcacatgcaaacttctattctcgtacttaagctgctggatctcttgcttaagactttccacctctgccatcaatgattccacctgacgggagcgggcaagcaggcgttggctcatgttggacacagaactcgcacactgaacattaagtgcgagggactcttgaacggccaactgatgcgagatttatacgcacacaaattaaaccatcttttcgtcaaattgtagtatatgtataagtagggatcgttctggaccggggattaggagggattgttaatcacttggatttgactcaaaaacataaaaacaaagttaaaaacgttcacaaagactcaaaggactcaaaacaagttcaaaagactcaaaactgcctaaaaacactaactaggcagtttctgaccttaaacccaatgttggacgaatttaagattatggcttgattcaaacgtaaaataacaatataaaacactatactagactcaaagaatgcaaaactaaactttaaaacactaaaacaaaccaaaagactcaaaacaacacaaacacactcaaatctgcctaaaaaccactttctgggcagatttgagcacaaacacaaatttggacgaatttgtgtaacaaaatgactcaaaactcttataaacacaaactaagacactttctaactaaattagacaataaagtaaagggggattttaatttgacgaaaattgaaataacgaaacaagtttaataaactagacagaatctaaatatgaatgcgatgaaaatgaatggatgaatgctagctagaaggttcttctccacacatgttacacttgcataataaaatgatttccaattgcatatCAATAAACCAtaaattctcaacaccccaagttaaccgtgatgcactaattaaccttcaaatcttcctaacgttattgaattggatgggttagcgcatacaacaattcaaaacattccccacaagtcccctacatgattgcataatagagatacaagcaagaatcattacgctc of the Pyrus communis chromosome 1, drPyrComm1.1, whole genome shotgun sequence genome contains:
- the LOC137725786 gene encoding uncharacterized protein; this translates as MPAYGKFFKELNNYKRKYGPHEKVVVSDNPHMKEVVRNEVLKLLDVGIIYPISDSKWVNVVFHFDKACMDAFNTLKHELTSAPIIMAPDWSLPFELMCDASGYAIGAVLWQRVNKLPHVIYYAKFDLEIRDKKGSDNVVADHLSRLNENHGVGQPLPLNESFPDEQLLVIQEKEPWYADFVNYLVCGIIRNDLSFQERKKFLAMVKHYVWDEPYLFKYCPDQIIRRCVPESEQQSILTFSHTLALAVDYVSKWVEAIATITNDHKVVLNFLKDVIFCRFGTPRAIISDGGSHFCNKPFESLMKKYNINHKVATPYHPQTSGQVEISNREIKNILMKTVSPTRKDWSLRLNDALWAYRTAYCVS